Proteins co-encoded in one Rhodococcus sp. PAMC28707 genomic window:
- a CDS encoding DUF2334 domain-containing protein gives MSGALIVSVSGIRDDTRDHAAEFARELDSRSVPLSLLVAPRLKDKYRLAKDSATQQWLRGRRESGDAIVLHGYDQAATKRRRAEFASLPRHEARLRLMAADRVMEETGLRTRVFAPPRWLASPGAVSALPDAGFRMIAGINAIRDLETGTTARGRVLGIGEGMKAEPWWCRALVIGAGRAARRDGLVRLAVSAQQLGSSGPRRAMLDAIDLALYSGAVPGVYEHVRPVRRAA, from the coding sequence ATGTCTGGAGCACTGATCGTTTCGGTAAGTGGAATCAGAGACGACACCCGTGACCACGCAGCGGAATTCGCCCGTGAACTCGACTCGCGATCGGTGCCACTGTCGTTGCTCGTCGCGCCCCGGTTGAAGGACAAGTACCGGCTGGCGAAGGATTCGGCTACCCAGCAATGGCTTCGGGGCCGACGCGAGAGCGGGGATGCCATCGTCCTGCACGGCTACGATCAGGCGGCAACCAAGCGTCGCCGCGCCGAGTTCGCCTCCCTGCCGCGTCACGAGGCTCGGCTGCGACTGATGGCTGCCGATCGAGTCATGGAAGAGACCGGCTTGCGGACAAGGGTTTTCGCGCCGCCCCGGTGGCTCGCCTCGCCTGGCGCGGTATCGGCATTGCCGGATGCCGGATTTCGGATGATCGCCGGTATCAATGCAATTCGAGACCTGGAGACGGGTACCACAGCGCGTGGACGAGTTCTCGGCATCGGGGAAGGCATGAAGGCCGAACCGTGGTGGTGCAGGGCGCTCGTGATCGGTGCGGGCCGCGCAGCTCGACGTGACGGCCTGGTGCGATTGGCCGTCAGTGCTCAGCAACTCGGGTCCAGCGGGCCGCGCCGGGCGATGCTCGACGCGATCGACCTCGCGCTCTACAGCGGGGCGGTGCCTGGCGTCTACGAGCACGTGCGGCCGGTTCGCCGAGCCGCATAG
- a CDS encoding glutathione peroxidase, whose product MTEVQNIGINTLGGAPTTLDEYAGRAVLVVNVASKCGLTPQYSTLEKMATEYAAQGLSVIGIPCNQFGGQEPGTAEEIESFCSTTYGVTFPMFEKVDVNGENRHPLYAELTKTEDAEGTAGDIQWNFEKFLISPDGVVTNRFRPRTEPDAPEVLAAIDKILPKETIAV is encoded by the coding sequence ATGACTGAAGTTCAGAACATCGGGATCAACACGCTGGGCGGCGCGCCCACCACGCTCGATGAGTACGCAGGCCGAGCAGTGTTGGTGGTGAACGTCGCATCCAAGTGCGGCCTGACCCCTCAATACTCCACCCTCGAAAAGATGGCCACCGAGTACGCGGCGCAGGGCTTGTCGGTCATCGGCATTCCCTGCAACCAGTTCGGTGGACAGGAACCCGGCACAGCCGAAGAGATCGAATCGTTCTGCTCCACCACCTACGGAGTCACCTTCCCGATGTTCGAGAAGGTCGATGTCAACGGCGAAAATCGGCATCCGCTCTACGCCGAGCTCACCAAAACCGAAGACGCAGAGGGCACGGCAGGCGACATCCAGTGGAACTTCGAGAAGTTCCTGATCTCGCCCGACGGCGTCGTCACCAACCGGTTCCGTCCCCGCACCGAACCCGATGCACCCGAAGTTCTCGCAGCGATCGACAAGATCCTGCCGAAAGAGACCATCGCCGTTTAG
- a CDS encoding cation:dicarboxylase symporter family transporter, translating into MTTSIDADTSQTPPPKPKAKRDKTHWLYIAVIIAVVAGVIVGLLWKEVGVDLAVLGTLFVSLIKMMISPVIFCTIVLGIGSVRAAASVGKVGGLALAYFLTMSTIALGIGMVVGNLIQPGSGLNIPASGAGDKYAATAEGAGGTMDFIAGIIPETLLSSLTEGSVLQTLFVAILVGFALQAMGKQGEGILKGIGAVQKLVFRILTMILWLAPIGAFGAIAGVVGATGFDAVIQLGTLMLAFYITCAIFVFGFLGLILRFVAGFSIFKLVKYLAREYLLIVATSSSESALPRLIAKMEHVGVERTTVGIVVPTGYSFNLDGTAIYLTMASIFIADAMNLPLSIPEQFSLLLFMIIASKGAAGVSGAGLATLAGGLQSHRPELLDGIGLIVGIDRFMSEARAVTNFSGNAVATLLVGTWTKTIDASRVKTVLDGNLPFDETTMVDDHLPEDDKRVERVELEKASARV; encoded by the coding sequence ATGACTACCAGCATCGATGCTGACACAAGCCAGACTCCGCCGCCCAAACCCAAGGCGAAGCGGGACAAGACCCACTGGCTGTACATCGCCGTGATCATCGCAGTAGTCGCCGGCGTCATTGTCGGTCTGCTGTGGAAGGAAGTCGGCGTCGACCTGGCGGTACTCGGCACATTGTTCGTCAGTTTGATCAAGATGATGATCAGCCCGGTCATCTTCTGCACCATCGTCCTCGGCATCGGATCGGTGCGAGCCGCAGCCAGCGTCGGCAAGGTCGGCGGACTGGCGCTTGCCTACTTCCTCACTATGTCGACCATCGCCCTTGGTATCGGCATGGTCGTCGGCAACCTCATCCAGCCAGGCAGCGGCCTCAACATCCCGGCCAGTGGCGCAGGTGACAAGTACGCGGCCACCGCGGAGGGCGCGGGCGGCACGATGGACTTCATCGCCGGCATCATTCCGGAGACGCTCCTGTCCTCGCTGACCGAAGGCTCGGTGCTGCAAACTCTGTTCGTAGCAATCCTCGTCGGCTTCGCGCTGCAAGCGATGGGCAAGCAGGGCGAAGGCATCCTCAAGGGCATCGGTGCAGTGCAGAAACTCGTCTTCCGTATCCTCACGATGATCCTCTGGCTCGCCCCGATCGGTGCCTTCGGAGCCATCGCAGGCGTCGTCGGCGCAACCGGATTCGATGCCGTCATCCAGCTCGGCACCCTGATGTTGGCGTTCTACATCACCTGCGCCATCTTCGTCTTCGGCTTCCTCGGCCTGATTCTTCGCTTCGTCGCAGGCTTCTCGATCTTCAAGCTGGTCAAATACCTGGCCCGCGAATACCTGCTGATCGTCGCGACCAGCTCCTCCGAGTCGGCGCTGCCGCGGCTGATCGCCAAGATGGAGCATGTCGGTGTCGAGCGCACCACCGTCGGAATCGTTGTCCCGACCGGATATTCGTTCAACCTGGACGGAACCGCCATCTACCTGACGATGGCGTCGATCTTCATCGCCGACGCCATGAACCTGCCGCTGTCGATCCCCGAGCAGTTCTCGTTGCTGCTCTTCATGATCATCGCCAGCAAGGGCGCCGCAGGCGTCTCCGGTGCCGGTCTGGCCACGCTCGCCGGCGGCCTACAGAGCCACCGCCCCGAGTTGCTCGACGGAATCGGCCTCATCGTCGGAATCGACCGCTTCATGTCCGAAGCTCGTGCTGTGACCAACTTCTCCGGCAACGCCGTCGCCACCCTGCTGGTCGGCACGTGGACCAAGACGATCGATGCATCCCGCGTCAAAACAGTTCTCGACGGCAACTTGCCGTTCGACGAGACCACCATGGTCGACGATCACCTTCCGGAGGACGACAAGCGCGTAGAGCGCGTCGAACTCGAGAAGGCCTCGGCCAGGGTCTGA
- a CDS encoding ATP-binding protein, translated as MAKRPTSVAGQVLLLQLAVIAVVVAAGGILTVLNERSNSDEATSRVVVAVAASIANEPSTPLAVASENPTARLQPETERIRKITGVDFIVVMAPDRTRFTHTTVDLIGKPFSGNIDDALRGETITETYVGSLGPSIRSVTPVIDTSGNIVGLVSAGVTRAKISEQFVRGLPMIFAVVLAGFAAAAAGSVLLGRRLRRQTLGMAPAQLRTMYGHHDAVLHSIGEGLVVFGEGESAELVNDEARRLLDLADGPVTRASLPESMQSMDTGIVRGELHLTDSRVLFVNQDPVMWEGTRLGQVLSIRDRTELQNIMGELDSVRSFAESLRSQAHESANRLHTVITMVELGRSEEAVEFATADLELSQHLIDRLMASVQEPALAALLLGKMSQAGEQGVELTVTEDTALGLVGVLTPRELVTVVGNLIDNAIDASKESEQPWVEVTVRDSGEVLIVRVADSGPGMSPETLRTAMTRGYSTKADSRGLGLALVTQIVKRHRGELTTALTYGSVLLARIPSGVRS; from the coding sequence ATGGCCAAGCGTCCGACGAGCGTGGCAGGGCAGGTATTGCTCTTGCAGCTGGCGGTCATCGCTGTCGTCGTCGCTGCAGGCGGCATCCTCACCGTTCTGAACGAACGCTCCAACAGTGACGAAGCGACATCCCGGGTAGTCGTCGCGGTAGCCGCCAGCATCGCCAATGAACCGTCGACGCCGTTGGCTGTTGCCTCCGAGAATCCGACGGCTCGGCTACAACCCGAAACCGAACGCATCCGCAAGATCACCGGCGTCGACTTCATCGTCGTCATGGCCCCGGACCGCACCAGATTCACGCACACGACCGTCGACCTGATCGGTAAACCGTTCAGCGGCAACATCGATGACGCTCTGCGCGGTGAGACCATCACCGAGACGTACGTCGGGTCGCTCGGTCCATCGATCCGTTCGGTCACCCCGGTCATCGACACCTCGGGAAATATCGTCGGCCTCGTATCGGCAGGCGTCACCCGCGCGAAGATCAGCGAACAGTTCGTTCGTGGTCTACCCATGATCTTCGCCGTCGTACTTGCGGGATTCGCTGCCGCTGCAGCAGGATCCGTGCTTCTCGGTCGACGCCTCCGACGGCAGACCCTGGGAATGGCGCCTGCGCAGTTGCGCACCATGTACGGCCATCACGATGCCGTGCTGCATTCGATCGGGGAAGGACTGGTGGTGTTCGGCGAGGGTGAAAGTGCCGAACTCGTCAACGACGAAGCGCGTCGACTTCTCGACCTCGCGGATGGGCCGGTGACGCGGGCCTCGCTGCCGGAGTCGATGCAGTCGATGGACACCGGCATCGTCCGCGGCGAACTTCATCTCACCGATTCCAGGGTCCTGTTCGTCAACCAGGATCCGGTGATGTGGGAGGGCACTCGGCTCGGCCAGGTCCTCAGCATCCGTGACCGCACCGAACTGCAGAACATCATGGGCGAACTCGATTCGGTCCGCAGCTTCGCCGAGTCACTCCGGTCGCAGGCCCATGAATCGGCGAACCGTCTGCACACGGTCATCACCATGGTCGAACTCGGCCGCTCCGAAGAAGCTGTCGAGTTCGCAACTGCAGACCTGGAGTTGTCACAGCATCTGATCGACCGATTGATGGCATCGGTCCAGGAACCCGCACTGGCGGCACTGCTGCTCGGCAAGATGAGTCAGGCCGGCGAACAAGGCGTGGAACTGACCGTCACCGAGGACACTGCGCTCGGACTCGTGGGCGTGCTGACTCCGCGCGAATTGGTCACCGTGGTGGGAAATCTGATAGACAATGCGATCGATGCCTCGAAAGAATCCGAACAACCGTGGGTCGAAGTGACGGTCCGTGACTCCGGTGAGGTCCTCATCGTTCGCGTGGCCGACAGCGGCCCAGGAATGTCACCGGAAACGCTGCGTACGGCAATGACTCGCGGCTATTCGACGAAGGCCGATTCCCGTGGACTCGGACTCGCGTTGGTCACCCAGATCGTCAAGCGCCACCGCGGGGAGTTGACCACCGCACTCACCTACGGTTCAGTACTTCTCGCTCGCATCCCGTCCGGAGTCCGGTCGTGA
- a CDS encoding response regulator codes for MIRVLVVDDEPLIAEAHRSYVDRVPGFTVAAVAHSGHGAMRAASRAEEPIDLVLLDIGLPDANGIDVAAALGGLRPSPDVIAITSERDLSVVRSAVAHGVVLYLLKPFTFAAFRDKLERYREFHDALPAGKSAASQRDIDRAMSHLRIADERASTPKGIAPQTMDGITAIVRRAPAGLNASEVAQAGGVSRVTAWRYLERLADDGLVTRITEYGKAGRPQVRYLWR; via the coding sequence GTGATCAGGGTCCTGGTCGTGGACGACGAACCGCTGATCGCCGAGGCGCACCGAAGCTACGTCGACCGAGTGCCCGGCTTCACCGTCGCCGCCGTCGCGCACAGCGGACACGGGGCGATGCGCGCGGCAAGCCGAGCCGAGGAACCCATAGATCTCGTCCTTCTCGATATCGGCCTGCCCGACGCCAACGGCATCGACGTGGCGGCTGCTCTGGGCGGTCTGCGTCCGAGCCCGGACGTCATCGCCATCACGTCCGAGCGTGACCTCTCGGTCGTGCGGTCCGCGGTCGCCCATGGTGTCGTTCTGTATCTCCTCAAGCCGTTCACGTTCGCGGCGTTCCGCGACAAGCTCGAGCGGTATCGCGAATTTCACGACGCGCTGCCTGCGGGTAAGAGTGCGGCCAGTCAACGCGACATCGACCGCGCGATGTCCCATCTGCGCATCGCCGACGAGCGCGCCTCCACACCCAAAGGCATTGCGCCACAGACGATGGACGGCATCACCGCCATCGTCCGACGGGCGCCCGCCGGCCTCAACGCCTCCGAGGTCGCCCAGGCGGGCGGGGTGTCGCGAGTAACGGCCTGGAGGTACCTCGAGCGCCTCGCCGACGACGGACTGGTCACCCGCATCACCGAATACGGCAAAGCGGGTCGACCGCAGGTCCGTTACCTCTGGCGGTAG
- a CDS encoding S9 family peptidase, with translation MTLTPPIAKKVPLKRTHHGDTFVDNYEWLRDKDDAEVIAYLEAENAYTEQETAGLAELRGQIFDEIKSRTQETDLSVPTRMGNWWYYSRTLEGKSYGLQCRCPVDSPDNWTPPTLSADTEIAGEQILLDSNLEAEGHDFFSLGAFSISQDGNLLAYSTDTEGDERYTLRFKDLSTGELLADTIENVSTGATWAIDHRHVFYQTVDESWRPDTVWRHTLGTPTEQDQKVFHEPDESYWVGFGSTRSEKYLMIWVGSKITTECLVLESADPEGEFRVVLPRVDGVEYSVEHAVVKGEDRFLIQHNGSVNGWGTEGEKAENFLLAEAPVDNPEDQRILVPHRTDVRLEDVDAFADHLVLNYRREALTRLAIWPLDENGYGEYTEMTFDEELYSVGAGSNPEWSQPLLRLVYTSFITPAKVYDYDLATGEMLLRRSQPVLGDFDANDYVQHREWATAADGTRVPLSVVLRKDAPDGAAPTLLYGYGSYEASMDPSFSVARLSLLDRGIVFVVAHVRGGGEMGRAWYDNGKTLTKKNTFTDFVSAAQYLIDSGRTSPDHLVADGGSAGGLLMGAVANLAPELFNGILANVPFVDPLTSILDPSLPLTVIEWDEWGNPLADMEVYEYMKSYSPYENVEAKDYPSILAITSINDTRVLYVEPAKWVAALRATKTGDSDLLLKTEMSAGHGGVSGRYEKWKEAAFEYAWIVDKTGGSLDYRQR, from the coding sequence ATGACACTCACACCGCCGATCGCCAAGAAGGTTCCGCTGAAACGAACCCATCATGGCGATACCTTCGTGGACAATTACGAATGGTTGCGCGACAAGGACGACGCCGAGGTGATCGCCTACCTCGAAGCCGAGAACGCGTACACCGAGCAGGAGACCGCCGGGCTGGCCGAGCTGCGGGGGCAGATATTCGACGAGATCAAATCGCGCACGCAGGAAACCGATCTGTCGGTCCCGACGCGGATGGGCAACTGGTGGTACTACTCGCGCACCCTCGAAGGGAAGTCGTACGGGCTCCAATGCCGTTGCCCAGTCGACTCACCCGACAACTGGACCCCGCCGACACTGTCGGCGGACACCGAGATCGCCGGCGAGCAGATCCTCCTCGACTCCAATCTCGAAGCAGAAGGACACGACTTCTTCTCGCTCGGCGCCTTCTCGATCAGCCAGGACGGGAACCTGCTGGCCTACTCGACCGACACCGAAGGCGACGAGCGATACACGCTGCGCTTCAAGGACCTCTCGACCGGAGAACTGCTCGCAGACACGATCGAAAACGTCTCCACGGGTGCAACGTGGGCTATCGATCACCGCCACGTCTTCTATCAAACCGTCGATGAATCCTGGCGGCCGGACACCGTGTGGCGTCACACTCTCGGTACCCCTACCGAGCAAGACCAGAAGGTCTTCCACGAGCCCGACGAAAGCTACTGGGTCGGCTTCGGATCCACTCGCAGCGAAAAATACCTGATGATCTGGGTGGGGTCGAAGATCACCACCGAATGCCTCGTCCTCGAATCCGCCGATCCGGAAGGCGAATTCCGCGTCGTTCTGCCGCGCGTCGACGGTGTCGAATACAGCGTCGAACACGCTGTCGTGAAGGGTGAGGATCGATTCCTCATCCAGCACAACGGATCGGTGAACGGCTGGGGCACCGAAGGGGAGAAGGCCGAGAACTTTCTGCTCGCCGAGGCCCCCGTCGACAATCCCGAGGACCAGCGGATCCTCGTTCCACATCGCACCGACGTTCGACTCGAGGACGTCGATGCGTTCGCCGACCACCTCGTACTCAATTATCGACGCGAGGCTCTGACGCGGCTGGCGATCTGGCCGCTCGACGAGAACGGTTACGGCGAGTACACGGAGATGACGTTCGACGAGGAGCTCTACTCCGTCGGAGCGGGTTCCAACCCGGAGTGGAGTCAGCCTCTGCTGCGTCTGGTGTACACCTCGTTCATCACCCCCGCCAAGGTCTACGACTACGACCTCGCGACGGGTGAGATGCTGCTGCGTAGGTCGCAGCCGGTATTGGGTGACTTCGACGCGAACGACTATGTGCAGCATCGTGAGTGGGCCACTGCCGCGGACGGAACTCGAGTTCCGTTGTCGGTCGTCCTACGCAAGGATGCGCCGGATGGGGCCGCTCCGACGCTGCTGTACGGCTACGGTTCGTACGAGGCGAGCATGGATCCGTCCTTCTCGGTCGCCCGACTCTCGCTGCTGGATCGGGGCATCGTGTTCGTCGTCGCGCATGTTCGCGGCGGCGGCGAAATGGGTAGAGCGTGGTACGACAACGGCAAGACCCTGACGAAGAAGAACACGTTCACCGACTTCGTCTCTGCCGCACAGTATCTGATCGACAGTGGGCGTACCTCGCCCGATCATCTCGTCGCCGACGGCGGAAGCGCGGGTGGCCTGCTGATGGGCGCGGTCGCGAACCTCGCACCCGAACTGTTCAACGGGATTCTCGCCAATGTGCCCTTCGTCGATCCCTTGACCTCCATCCTCGACCCATCGCTGCCACTGACCGTCATCGAATGGGACGAATGGGGTAATCCGTTGGCCGACATGGAGGTGTACGAGTACATGAAGTCCTACAGCCCCTACGAGAACGTAGAGGCGAAGGACTACCCGAGCATCCTGGCGATCACCTCGATCAACGACACCCGCGTGCTGTACGTCGAGCCGGCGAAATGGGTTGCTGCGCTGCGCGCTACGAAGACCGGCGACTCCGACCTGCTGCTCAAGACCGAAATGAGTGCGGGCCACGGTGGCGTCAGTGGACGATACGAGAAGTGGAAGGAAGCAGCCTTCGAGTACGCCTGGATCGTGGACAAGACAGGCGGTTCGCTCGACTACCGCCAGAGGTAA
- a CDS encoding phosphoribosylaminoimidazolesuccinocarboxamide synthase, translating to MRPTLHSYQHLAGGKVRDLYIVDEDHLLLVASDRISAYDHVLDTPIPDKGRVLTAMSVFFFDQLGGVNHLAGDPLDERIPQELLGRALVVKKLQMVPIECVVRGYLTGSGLSDYRSTGAVCGVELPQGLLESSKLDEPIFTPAAKAAMGEHDENVDFQTVVDQVGEALAFKLRSETLEIYISAANFALDRGIILADTKFEFGLDRDGNLVLADEVLTPDSSRYWPADGYAEGRVQPSFDKQYVRDWLTGESGWDRYGQTPPPPLPDEVVAATRARYIEAYERISGLNFEDWVKP from the coding sequence GTGCGCCCAACTCTTCATAGCTATCAGCATCTGGCCGGCGGCAAGGTTCGCGATCTCTATATCGTCGACGAAGATCACCTGCTTCTTGTCGCGAGCGACCGCATCTCCGCCTACGACCACGTCCTCGATACCCCGATCCCCGACAAGGGCAGGGTCCTGACGGCGATGAGCGTGTTCTTCTTCGACCAGCTCGGCGGAGTGAATCATCTCGCCGGCGACCCGCTCGACGAGAGGATTCCGCAGGAACTCCTCGGACGGGCTCTGGTGGTGAAGAAGCTGCAGATGGTCCCGATCGAGTGCGTCGTCCGTGGCTATCTGACGGGTTCCGGATTGTCGGACTACCGCAGCACCGGCGCGGTATGCGGAGTCGAACTGCCGCAGGGCCTTCTCGAATCCTCCAAGCTGGACGAGCCCATCTTCACCCCGGCCGCCAAGGCAGCGATGGGGGAGCACGACGAGAACGTGGACTTCCAGACCGTCGTCGATCAGGTCGGGGAAGCGCTTGCCTTCAAGCTTCGCTCGGAAACCCTCGAGATCTACATCAGTGCCGCGAATTTCGCGCTCGATCGTGGAATCATTTTGGCCGACACCAAGTTCGAGTTCGGTCTCGACCGTGACGGCAATCTCGTACTCGCAGACGAGGTTCTCACCCCCGACTCCTCGCGCTACTGGCCCGCCGACGGCTACGCCGAAGGTCGGGTGCAGCCGAGTTTCGACAAGCAGTACGTCCGCGACTGGCTCACCGGTGAATCCGGTTGGGACCGCTATGGGCAGACCCCACCGCCGCCACTTCCAGACGAAGTCGTCGCAGCGACGCGCGCACGTTACATCGAGGCCTACGAACGCATTTCGGGTCTGAACTTCGAAGATTGGGTCAAGCCATGA
- a CDS encoding MDR family MFS transporter, which yields MATNNEVADVGFRSERGPVLIALMLSTSLVALDSTIIATAVLTIVGDLGGFGQFPWLFSIYLLAQAVSVPLYGKLSDLFGRKKIMLFGIGVFLLGSILCGLAWSMPALIAFRAVQGLGAGAVQPMSITIAGDIYTLAERAKAQGYLASVWAMSAVLGPALGGIFSEYLSWRWIFFVNIPLCLLAAWMLITKFHEGAVERTTPKIDYLGAGLLTTGAALMLLGLLEGGQSWSWASPISLSIFSACVLALTLFAWVQTRVPEPILPLWVFTRRVLLVSSVISLLVGALVLGLTSYVPTFVQGVLGTGAIVAGFALATLTLGWPIAASQSGRLYLRFGFRTTALTGASIALVGAVASTFIGSGSAIWQIAVVCFVIGLGMGLIASPTLIAAQSSVEWSERGVVTATNMFARSIGSAVGVAIFGAIVNSRISGPGEPDPQQLSDAIHVVFLGVAAAAVLMAVAALFMPKKVTT from the coding sequence ATGGCAACGAACAACGAAGTCGCCGACGTCGGCTTCCGGTCCGAACGTGGGCCCGTACTCATCGCGTTGATGCTCAGCACCTCGCTGGTTGCGTTGGACTCCACGATCATCGCCACCGCAGTCCTGACCATCGTCGGCGACCTCGGCGGCTTCGGTCAGTTCCCGTGGTTGTTCTCGATCTACCTGCTTGCCCAGGCCGTGTCGGTGCCGCTGTACGGCAAGTTGTCCGACCTGTTCGGACGCAAGAAGATCATGCTGTTCGGCATCGGCGTCTTCCTGCTCGGTTCGATTCTGTGCGGACTGGCGTGGAGCATGCCGGCGCTGATCGCTTTTCGAGCGGTCCAGGGTCTCGGCGCGGGCGCCGTGCAACCGATGTCGATCACGATTGCCGGTGACATCTACACGTTGGCCGAACGCGCAAAAGCACAGGGATATCTCGCAAGCGTCTGGGCCATGTCGGCGGTGCTGGGTCCGGCCCTCGGCGGCATCTTCTCCGAATACCTGTCGTGGCGTTGGATCTTCTTCGTCAACATCCCGTTGTGTCTGCTCGCGGCGTGGATGCTGATCACCAAGTTCCACGAGGGTGCCGTAGAACGGACGACGCCGAAGATCGACTACCTAGGAGCGGGGCTGCTCACCACGGGTGCAGCACTGATGCTGCTGGGTCTGCTCGAAGGCGGACAGTCGTGGTCATGGGCGTCGCCGATCAGTCTCTCGATCTTTTCCGCATGTGTCCTCGCACTCACGTTGTTCGCGTGGGTGCAGACGCGAGTGCCCGAGCCGATTCTGCCGTTGTGGGTCTTCACCCGGCGAGTCCTTCTCGTCAGTAGCGTCATCTCGTTGCTCGTCGGAGCGCTGGTTCTGGGCCTGACCTCGTATGTACCGACCTTCGTCCAAGGGGTGCTCGGGACCGGCGCGATCGTGGCGGGGTTCGCACTCGCGACGCTCACCCTTGGATGGCCGATCGCTGCCTCGCAATCGGGCAGGCTCTATCTGCGGTTCGGCTTCCGCACGACCGCGTTGACCGGCGCGTCCATCGCCCTCGTCGGTGCGGTGGCGTCGACGTTCATCGGTTCCGGTAGCGCCATCTGGCAGATCGCCGTCGTATGTTTCGTCATCGGTCTCGGTATGGGGTTGATCGCAAGTCCCACCCTCATCGCCGCGCAATCGAGCGTCGAATGGTCCGAACGTGGCGTCGTCACCGCCACCAACATGTTTGCGCGATCGATCGGAAGTGCCGTTGGCGTCGCAATCTTCGGAGCCATCGTCAACTCTCGGATCTCCGGCCCCGGCGAACCCGATCCACAACAGCTGTCCGACGCCATCCACGTGGTCTTTCTCGGGGTGGCGGCGGCTGCCGTACTGATGGCTGTTGCTGCGTTGTTCATGCCGAAGAAGGTGACTACTTGA
- a CDS encoding ABC transporter permease — protein sequence MSTSLAEPGIPLAVLCVVMALLAAIVYRVSGIGPSFTVPAAALRGVAQLAAVSLVLTAALEYLWSSLLVLLAMFVAAAFTSARRSESGLSGSWLAIPLAAGIGVVVPLCLMTGVVPAQGIAIVPVGGIILGGTMIATSLSARRSLDALSQRRGEVEAALSLGLSERDSRLEVIRPTAADALLPGLDQTRTVGLVTLPGAFVGVLLASGSAIQAGAVQILVLVGILLAQSLAASFTVEFVARGYVQRSPRVK from the coding sequence GTGAGTACTTCTCTGGCAGAACCCGGTATCCCGTTGGCGGTGTTATGCGTCGTCATGGCGCTGCTGGCGGCCATCGTCTATCGGGTTTCAGGTATCGGACCATCTTTCACCGTCCCTGCAGCCGCTCTGCGCGGCGTCGCGCAGCTGGCGGCTGTGTCGCTCGTACTCACGGCCGCTCTCGAGTACCTGTGGTCATCGCTCCTCGTCCTGCTGGCAATGTTCGTCGCGGCCGCATTCACCTCGGCTCGGCGATCGGAGTCGGGCCTCTCCGGATCGTGGCTCGCGATACCACTCGCCGCCGGGATCGGCGTCGTGGTTCCGCTGTGTCTGATGACCGGGGTTGTTCCAGCACAAGGGATTGCAATAGTGCCGGTGGGCGGAATCATTCTCGGCGGCACGATGATCGCGACATCTCTTTCCGCGCGCAGGTCTCTCGACGCTCTCTCTCAGCGGCGTGGTGAAGTCGAGGCGGCCCTGAGCCTTGGGCTCAGTGAACGAGATTCACGGTTGGAAGTAATTCGACCGACGGCCGCTGATGCGCTTCTACCCGGACTGGATCAAACGAGGACAGTCGGCCTCGTTACGCTGCCGGGCGCATTCGTGGGAGTGCTATTGGCCAGTGGGTCTGCCATCCAGGCCGGAGCGGTTCAGATTCTCGTTCTGGTCGGCATACTCTTGGCGCAGAGCCTGGCGGCGTCGTTTACCGTCGAATTCGTGGCGCGCGGTTACGTACAGCGCTCCCCGCGAGTCAAGTAG